A stretch of the Malus domestica chromosome 08, GDT2T_hap1 genome encodes the following:
- the LOC103441715 gene encoding MADS-box protein SVP-like, with product MMREKIKIRKIDCWPARQVTFSKRRRGIFKKAGELSILCESEVGVIIFSQTGKLFDFSSSSTKDVIARYKNKSHTSGEKSDQPTFDQLQADER from the exons ATGATGAGGGAGAAGATCAAGATCAGGAAGATCGACTGCTGGCCGGCAAGGCAGGTGACCTTCTCAAAGAGGAGAAGAGGGATTTTCAAGAAAGCTGGAGAGCTGTCGATTCTGTGTGAATCTGAAGTTGGTGTTATCATCTTTTCTCAAACTGGCAAGCTCTTTGATTTCTCAAGCTCCAG TACCAAGGATGTGATTGCAAGGTACAAAAACAAATCACATACTTCTGGGGAAAAATCAGATCAACCCACGTTTGATCAACTGCAG GCAGATGAAAGGTGA
- the LOC103428870 gene encoding MADS-box protein JOINTLESS-like: MLKRMKEKIKIRRIDYLPARQVTFSKRRRGIFKKAEELSILCECEVGVIIFSQTGKLFDYSSSSTKDVIARYKSHTGGEKSDQFTLHQLQLEKENTIRLSKELEDKTRKARQMKGEDLQDLDLDQLNKLEKLVQASIGRVIKTKEKKIMSEIMARANKGVELIEANNQLKQRMMMLSAGGDIGPAAIMELENLNNVGEEGMTSESATNVTTCSSSAFSLEDDCSDILSLKLG, translated from the exons ATGCTGAAAAGGATGAAAGAGAAGATCAAGATCAGGAGGATCGACTACTTGCCGGCAAGGCAGGTGACCTTCTCAAAGAGGAGAAGAGGGATTTTCAAGAAAGCTGAAGAGCTGTCGATTCTGTGTGAATGTGAAGTTGGTGTTATCATTTTTTCTCAAACTGGCAAGCTCTTTGATTACTCAAGCTCCAG TACCAAGGATGTGATTGCAAGGTACAAATCACATACTGGTGGGGAAAAATCGGATCAATTCACGCTTCACCAACTGCAG TTGGAGAAAGAAAACACGATCAGGCTGAGTAAGGAACTTGAGGATAAGACCCGCAAAGC AAGGCAGATGAAGGGTGAGGACCTTCAAGACTTGGATCTGGATCAACTGAACAAGTTAGAAAAATTGGTGCAAGCAAGCATTGGCCGTGTGATTAAAACTAAG GAAAAAAAGATTATGAGTGAGATTATGGCACGTGCGAATAAG GGAGTTGAGCTTATAGAAGCTAACAACCAGCTAAAGCAGAGG ATGATGATGTTATCCGCTGGAGGAGATATCGGACCTGCGGCGATCATGGAGTTGGAAAACCTGAATAATGTTGGAGAAGAAGGCATGACATCTGAATCAGCCACAAATGTCACCACCTGCTCCAGCAGTGCTTTTTCTCTCGAAGATGACTGCTCCgacatcttgtctctcaaactgGGGTGA